The segment ACGAGAAGAAAGTGCTGCTCCAGCCGGATATCCAGGCTGAATTCACCAAACGCGGGGTGGTGCTGCTCAAGGGAGATTTCACCCGCGAGGACCCGGTTCTGAAAGACTGGATGCAAAAAGGCGGCAGCATCGGCGTGCCCTTCAACGTGCTTTACATCCCCGGCCGCGAGCCCGTCAAGATGGCTGAGCTCTTCAGCAAAGCCGACTTGCTCAAAGCCCTGGAACTGATTCCGGAGAAAACCGAATGAAAAAATTTGCCATTCCCGTCCTGGTCGTTCTGGCTGCCCTGTTCGTGGCTGGTTGCGACCGCTTTGCCCACAATTTCCAGCCCCCGGAAGAGGTTGACCTGCAAACCGGGCTGTTCGATCCCCTGAACCAGGCTTTGCAAAACCAGCCGGAAGCCGGGATCGAATCTGTAATGGTCCATTTTGCCGAGGACTATCTGCATTTCGGGCTGAACAAATCCGACCGCCGCGCCTGGCTGGAAGGCATTTTCCAGGCTCAGCCGAATGCCATATCCGAAGCCAGATTGCTGTATTCCAACCTAACCACCGATTCCACTGCCGTGGCAAAATGGAGGCTGACCATCCGCGAAAGCGAAGGCGTTATCGTTGACAGCACCTTTGTCGGTGAAAACCTGGTTAAACGGAACGGACACTGGCTGTTGCGGGGAAACCAGTTGATTAGTGAGCCTCCTGCGGTTAAACAGCGTGTCATCATCGAATACTTCACCTTCCTGGGCTGCCCCAACTGCCCCGCGGTGGAGGCCGAACTCCACAACCTGCAACTGGCTTATCCCGGCCAGCTCAGCTATCTGGAACACCATATCAGCGGCCCCCTAACCGTAACCGGAGATGAAACTTATGACTATTACGGCCCCTTCACCGTGCCCACCTCCATACTGGGCGGTGGGGTGATGCTCACCGGAAGCTCTGCCGACATCATTTCCTCCTATGCCCCGGAGGTGGAGGCCTTGGCCAATATCGACAGCCGCATCATCTATTCGGAATTGAGCTACACAGTTGACGGCCAGACCATCAGCGGCACGGTGCGGCTGGATATGCCGGACCCTTTCACCCATACTGACATGGTGTTGAATTGCGTGCTCATCGAGCGCGAATCCAGCTTCACCAACACCCAGGGCCAGCCCCTGCGCAACGTGGTGCGGGCCAAGTCCGTCAAGGTCATTGGCAATCTGGACTTCCCCAACACCGTAAGCTTCAGCCTCAACTCCGCCTTTCCCATTCCGAACGATGCCTCGCTGGTCATCTTCGCCCAGCATCATCCGGCTTTCTTCGGCAACAATGCCATCATCTACGGCGGGATTGAGGTCGAGCTTGACAGATAACCTTATGGATACCACCTTGACGCCTATGGCTTTGTTCCTCGCATACCCCCCGCCAAATCCCCGCATTCAGTGCGGGCATCATACGGGAGGCAACCCGCATCCGCAGCTTAAAGGCTTCAGGACGGAACAGACAATAATTTGAAATACATGGAGACAAAAACATGAAAACTAAGATTCTACTATTACTCGCGATTCTCTTGGCCGGCAGCCTGCTGGCTGAGCCGATGCCGGAATTCAAGCTGCCCAACGAGAGCGGCAAAAGCGTGAACCTCACCGAACTGCTGGGCCGTGGCCCCGTCATCGTGGATTTCTGGGCGGATTACTGCCAGCCCTGCAAACAGGCGATGCCTGCCCTGGACGCCCTCGCCCAGAAATATGACAGCCTCACCGTGGTGCTCATTTCCATCGACGCCCCCAAAGCCCAGGCCAAAGCCAAAAACTACCTCAAGGGCAAGAACTTCAAGTTCGTCTCCCTCTTCGACCCTGACCAGACCCTGGCCAAAAAGCTCAATGTAGCCGAACCGCCCCACACCTTCATCCTGGACAAGGCCGGCGAAATAGTGTTGGAACACAAGGGCTTCGTGGCTGGCGACGAAAAGGAATATGAGCTCAAGGTCCGCTCCCTGCTGGGCTTTGAAGAGGAGATCGGACACGAATGCGATTGCGCGGAACCTTGCGAAAACTGCGACCATAAAGAAAAAACAGAAGCCGCTCCCGACCAGAAGCCGGCCCCCGAAAAAGCCCATAAAAGTCCATGCGGAAACTGCCACTGATCTTCCTGGCGGCGCTGTTGCTGGCCGGGGCAGCCCTGCCGGCACAGACCTCGCTCACGCTCAACGGTCTCAACGAGGCCAGCCTCATCTACCGCAGCGTGCCTGACTCCCTGCACGTCTATTTCCAGAACACTTTCGGCTTCAGCTTCGGCTACAGGAATTTCTCTTTCGGGATGAAGTTCATCGCCGAACTGCCAAAATACAGCACCAACCAGTCCGAACTGCTGGAAAACCTGGCCGCCGACCGCCTCAGTCTTGGCTGGAAGGAGCTTTATGCCTCCTATGCCAAAGATGCCTACCTCATCCATGCCGGCATCATCGAGGAAAGTTTTGGCTCCGGGCTCATTTTCCGCAGCTTTATGGACGCCGAGCTGGATGAAGACCACCGCGTGACCGGCTTCAAATTCCGCTACGACGACAAGCTTCGCCTCAAGGCCCTTTACAGCGCCCTGCCCAGCCCCACCTCCCACGGCAGGCTGGACCTGGCTTACGGCGCGGATGCCGAATATCCTGTTCTGGAGCCCCTCACCCTCGGCGCTTCCTTTGTGGGGATGCAAACCCTGGTGGGAACTTCCTACAAACAGGACGACATCCTGGGAGCGAGGGCGGCGCTGGTTCTGGACAAATTTGAACTATCCGCGGAAGGCGGCGTCAGGGATGACAAGCTTGATGCCGGGCTGATGGACGGCAAGGCAATCTACACCGCCGCCACCGCCTATCTTGGCCCTGTGCAGCTTGGCGGAGCCTTTAAGCATTACGACAACTTTGCCTACCGCAACCGAGTTCAGGACCTGCCCCTGGCCAACCACCACGGTGAAGCTTTGGCCGACGACCTGGCCTCCGGTGCCGATGAAACCGGCTTCCAGGGCTGGGCGAACATCGCCATCGGCCAGTCGCTCTGCCTCGCTCTGGACTATGCCGAAGCTTGGGACAAAGCCGGGGAAAAACAGATGAACGACGCCTACGCCGGCTTGGAATGGCAAAGCGGAGCCACAGCCGCCACTCTTTCCTACAGCCATGTGGAAAAGGTGGACAGCGCCCTGCACCACTGGCAAAAGGAAAGCTATCCCGCCTTCGTGGTCAGCTTCCCCGCCGGCAAAGCGGGCCTGGTTCTCTCCGGCGAGTTCAAGACCGTGGAAAAGCTGGTGCTGGAAACCGCTCAGAACGAGTATGTCGAAATTGGCCACTACGAACCCCGCCTCCAGGCCGATCTCAGCCTGGGCAAGCTCAGCCTTTCCCTGGGTGCGCAAAGCTGGTGGAACGATTTTTCTACTATCCTGAAAAGCCACTACTGGCCAAGCGTTGAGCTAAAATACCCCATCCTCGCGAACAGTGACCTTGTCCTCTTCGCCGGCAAGGAAGCCGGGGGAAAGGTCTGCCGCAACGGCGTTTGCCGCTATGTGGCCCCCTTCTCAGGGGTCCGTTTGGAACTCGCCACCCGATTTTAGATAGGATGCCATTATGAAAAAAACGATATTTATCCCGCTTCTGCTCCTCCTGGCTGCCCTCCTGGCCGCCGATCCAAACTACTATCCGCTCACCACCATCGCGGAATCCTGTGTGACCGAGAACAGCCCTGACTGCGTCAGCGCCCTGGCCAACCTGGCCAACGTGCTTTCCGCCACCCACCGGGGCGAATTCATCGCCACCCGGCTCTATGATACGGGAAACCTCAGCAGCCCCAGCGTGGCTGACCGCGTCGATCACTACGGAATCATCCAGTGGCCGACCATCATTATGAACGGCACACACACCCTGATTGGCGTCCATCCGGAAGCCGTCTATGCCCAAGCCGTTGCCGCCAAATGCTTTCAGCCCTCTCCGCTGAAACTCCAGATCACTTCCTTCACTCCCGCCAGCGGCGCCGTCTCGGTTTCCGCCAGGCTGCTGGACCACGATGTGAACATAACCGGCCAAACCCTCATGCTGATGCTGGTTGAGGACAATGTGGGTTCCGAAACCAACGTCGTCCGCCAGATTAAATACCAGACTGTCAACATTCCGGGCTCAGGCGATCCGGTGATCTTCACGGACAGCTTTTCCATCGACCCCGCCTGGAACAGTGCCAACCTCTGGGCAGTCGCGGCGGTGCATATGAATGACCATGTGATCCTTCAGAGCGCCTCTACCCTGCCTCTGCCCCAATACAATATCCGTGCCGCCATGCCCTGGAACCCTGCCGAGCTGGTGACGCCTGCCAATTCGTCGTTGATCTCGGAACCTTTGTGGGTCTTCAACACCGGCAGTTCCGACAATATGCAGATGCAGCTGGTTGCGGATGACGCTCCTGACGATTGGTATTTCAACTACTGCGACGAAGAGGGCAACTGCTATCCTGGCAGCGGTTTGATGCCTCTGGAACTGGCCGCCGGCGAAAGCAAGGCCTTCCATCTCAATCTTTGGGTCGGTTCACCAGGCGTGGGCAGCTTCCATTTTGAGATAACTTCCGCCAACCTCGGTACCTTCAGCATCCCCTTCGTCTGCCAGGCCGGAACGGAAGTGGCGGACGAGGTGCTCCAACCCTCGCTCAGCCCGGCCGGCAACAGCCCCAATCCCTTCCGGGGCGGCACGTCTTTCACGCTTAACGCGGAGAAATCAGGCTCGGCCAGCATCCAGATTTTCGATGCCAAAGGGCGCCTCGTAGCAGAAACACCTGCCCAGAACCTCGTCCCCGGCTCCAACCGGATCGAATGGCAGGCTCCTTCCGAACTGCCTTCCGGGATATATCTTTATCGCCTCAAAGAGTCCTCCGCGCCTCCGCGCCGGATGCTGCTGATCAAATAAGCCATGAGAAGATACCTCGTCCTGTTGCTCCTGCTGGCAGCCGCTGCTTTGGCCGCCACACCGCTGGGCAAGGAGTTTGAAGAAGCCCTGCGGCCCACCCAAAACGCGGACCAGGCCATGGAGGTGATCACTACATACCGCGACCGCCTCACCGATCTGGAAGACCTGCGCCAGCTTCAGAACTACTGGATGCAGATCGACCCCGATGGCTGCCGCGACTGGTTTGGCCAGCAATACAGCGCCCATCCGGAAAGCCCTGAATTCGAATACCTCTGGCTGCGCGGAGATGCCGATCCCGGCGCCCAACTGCTTGGGGGACGGGCCCTTATCGCCCGCGAACCCTCATTCTACTGGGGTTACCGCCTTTTCAGCAACACCTATTCCCAGCTTCTCCAGGCCGCGCCTGATTCAATCCGTGCGGACATAATTGCCAACCTCGTTGCCGACCGCGACATCCTCCTCCAGGGCTTGAAAAGATGGCCCCAGGACGACTATCTCCACCTCGCCCTCTTTCATCATTACGCCTCCCAGGGCGAAAACGAACAGGCCGAAGCACAGCTCCTCAACCTCCATGAACCCGCCGCCATCGAAGCCAATTTCCGCCACGTGATCGAATTCATCGGTTCCTCCGGCAGCGTCCGTCCCTTTGAGGTCCTCTATCCGCGCCTCATTTCCCGCCTCATCGCCAAAGGTGAGATTTCCGCCGCCGACAGTCTTGACTACTACCAGCTATCCTATCTGGAAGCCCTCAAAACCGCCAGGGACTGGCCCAAAATGCGCTCTTTCCTGGAACTCAACCCCGGGCTCCAGACGGATGACAGGACGCTGGAAACGCGCCTGCTGATGTATCTGGGGCTGGAACAGCCGGAAACAGCGCTCAACCTTCTGGAAGGTGCCCTCGCCGCCGGCGTCATCACCTATCCGGAGGCTCTGGACAACCCGGATTACGCTCCACTGGCTGAATTGCCCCGCTATCCGGAGGTGATGGCCCTCGCCTCCGCCAATTGGGAGAAGGCCAAGGCCGAGCGCAAGGCCAAAATTATCTCGGAAAAGACATCCCGCCCCGCCCCACTATGGGAATTGCCCGATCCCGACGGCAAGCTGAACCGCCTCGAAGACCTCCGCGGCAAAATCGTCATCCTAGATTTCTGGGCTCTCTGGTGCTCACCCTGCCTTAAAACCCTGCCCAAGCTCGATTCCTGGATGGAACGGAACCCCTCCGACGACGTTGTGCTGATTTCCATCAACGTTTGGGAAAGCCCCTCCGAAATACCCAACGTGATTGAATATTTCAGCAAGAACAGCTATGGCATGAAGCTCCTCCTGGGCGACAACGAACTACCCCGGGCTTATGGCTTTTCGGGCATCCCCTGG is part of the Candidatus Cloacimonadota bacterium genome and harbors:
- a CDS encoding TlpA family protein disulfide reductase, translated to MPEFKLPNESGKSVNLTELLGRGPVIVDFWADYCQPCKQAMPALDALAQKYDSLTVVLISIDAPKAQAKAKNYLKGKNFKFVSLFDPDQTLAKKLNVAEPPHTFILDKAGEIVLEHKGFVAGDEKEYELKVRSLLGFEEEIGHECDCAEPCENCDHKEKTEAAPDQKPAPEKAHKSPCGNCH
- a CDS encoding T9SS type A sorting domain-containing protein, which encodes MKKTIFIPLLLLLAALLAADPNYYPLTTIAESCVTENSPDCVSALANLANVLSATHRGEFIATRLYDTGNLSSPSVADRVDHYGIIQWPTIIMNGTHTLIGVHPEAVYAQAVAAKCFQPSPLKLQITSFTPASGAVSVSARLLDHDVNITGQTLMLMLVEDNVGSETNVVRQIKYQTVNIPGSGDPVIFTDSFSIDPAWNSANLWAVAAVHMNDHVILQSASTLPLPQYNIRAAMPWNPAELVTPANSSLISEPLWVFNTGSSDNMQMQLVADDAPDDWYFNYCDEEGNCYPGSGLMPLELAAGESKAFHLNLWVGSPGVGSFHFEITSANLGTFSIPFVCQAGTEVADEVLQPSLSPAGNSPNPFRGGTSFTLNAEKSGSASIQIFDAKGRLVAETPAQNLVPGSNRIEWQAPSELPSGIYLYRLKESSAPPRRMLLIK
- a CDS encoding TlpA family protein disulfide reductase, coding for MRRYLVLLLLLAAAALAATPLGKEFEEALRPTQNADQAMEVITTYRDRLTDLEDLRQLQNYWMQIDPDGCRDWFGQQYSAHPESPEFEYLWLRGDADPGAQLLGGRALIAREPSFYWGYRLFSNTYSQLLQAAPDSIRADIIANLVADRDILLQGLKRWPQDDYLHLALFHHYASQGENEQAEAQLLNLHEPAAIEANFRHVIEFIGSSGSVRPFEVLYPRLISRLIAKGEISAADSLDYYQLSYLEALKTARDWPKMRSFLELNPGLQTDDRTLETRLLMYLGLEQPETALNLLEGALAAGVITYPEALDNPDYAPLAELPRYPEVMALASANWEKAKAERKAKIISEKTSRPAPLWELPDPDGKLNRLEDLRGKIVILDFWALWCSPCLKTLPKLDSWMERNPSDDVVLISINVWESPSEIPNVIEYFSKNSYGMKLLLGDNELPRAYGFSGIPWLCAIDKQGNIAFTQSGFSPILDEIISVWVEELRR